A single genomic interval of Pomacea canaliculata isolate SZHN2017 linkage group LG5, ASM307304v1, whole genome shotgun sequence harbors:
- the LOC112564081 gene encoding ancient ubiquitous protein 1-like isoform X3, with translation MAAHCVEKFISCHRLYKRENLLSLLLYLPFGIILATVRCFVFLHAVLIFLLLSWIPVIHKFIIRLMIAVCGLVVTTDGAERDSRPQLVLVANHVTSLDPFILNLVMHYSLVTEPMPLSGDFTHLTRQVQVSRDKDKEERLLSVKKAVNEEKWPLLFFPEGGRTSYSKGLLKFRYFAFQLDAPIQPVGITIKRLFFDISVSHISSSWWTDLLITFFVPVTIYNLKFLPVTERRESESTEQFTERTCANLAKSIGAELADFTYSDLLEETKRRLDGREASSLEQHSSVIVASNPDNMQAQHTPLQGEPSSSNPAINHMLKLVKDVLPNASTYAVLKDLERTQDVDLTITNILEGNVEMQQHLAPQLSASSMIESVTFKASAFPKSAVDRHLSLQERKQAMLETARRQYKEKHGIP, from the exons ATGGCAgctcattgtgttgaaaaattcATAAGCTGCCACAg aTTATACAAGAGAGAAAATCTACTGTCTCTTCTTCTGTATTTACCATTTGGAATTATCCTTGCCACAGTTCGGTGCTTTGTCTTTCTACATGCTGTTCTCATATTCCTGCTGTTGTCATGGATCCCTGTTATTCACAA ATTCATAATACGACTGATGATTGCTGTGTGTGGGTTAGTTGTAACAACTGACGGGGCTGAACGTGACAGTCGCCCACAATTAGTCCTTGTGGCAAATCATGTCACCAGTCTTGATCCTTTCATACTAAATCTGGTCATGCATTATTCTTTG GTGACAGAACCAATGCCATTGTCAGGAGACTTTACTCATCTTACTAGGCAGGTGCAAGTATCTCGAGATAAGGACAAAGAAGAGAGATTACTGTCTGTGAAGAAAGCTGTAAATG aagaaaaatggCCATTACTGTTTTTTCCTGAAGGAGGCAGAACAAGTTATTCTAAGGGCTTGTTAAAATTTAG GTACTTTGCATTTCAGCTGGATGCTCCTATACAGCCT GTTGGAATTACAATAAAAAGATTATTCTTTGACATCAGTGTT TCTCATATCAGCAGTTCGTGGTGGACTGACCTTCTGATCACCTTCTTTGTACCTGTCACAATTTACAATCTAAA ATTTCTGCCTGTTACTGAAAGGAGAGAATCAGAAAGCACAGAACAGTTTACTGAACGGACATGTGCAAATCTTGCCAAAAGCATAGGTGCAGAGCTTGCTGATTTTACCTACTCTGACTTGCTAGAGGAAACAAAAAGGAGACTTGATGGAAGAGAGGCATCATCACTTGAGCAACATTCATCTG TGATTGTGGCATCAAACCCAGACAATATGCAGGCCCAACACACACCGTTACAGGGAGAACCTTCATCATCAAATCCTGCTATCAACCACATGCTGAAGCTAGTAAAAGATGTTCTTCCAAATGCAAGCACCTATGCTGTGTTAAAAGATTTGG aaagaaCTCAAGATGTTGACCTGACAATCACCAATATTTTAGAAGGAAATGTTGAAATGCAGCAACATTTGGCACCACAGCTCTCTGCAAGCAGCATG attGAAAGTGTGACTTTCAAAGCATCTGCTTTTCCTAAGTCAGCAGTAGATCGGCATTTGTCACTGCAAGAGCGAAAACAGGCAATGCTGGAAACGGCACGCAGACAATATAAAGAGAAACACGGTATTCCTTAA
- the LOC112564081 gene encoding ancient ubiquitous protein 1-like isoform X4 translates to MIAVCGLVVTTDGAERDSRPQLVLVANHVTSLDPFILNLVMHYSLVTEPMPLSGDFTHLTRQVQVSRDKDKEERLLSVKKAVNEEKWPLLFFPEGGRTSYSKGLLKFRYFAFQLDAPIQPVGITIKRLFFDISVSHISSSWWTDLLITFFVPVTIYNLKFLPVTERRESESTEQFTERTCANLAKSIGAELADFTYSDLLEETKRRLDGREASSLEQHSSVIVASNPDNMQAQHTPLQGEPSSSNPAINHMLKLVKDVLPNASTYAVLKDLERTQDVDLTITNILEGNVEMQQHLAPQLSASSMIESVTFKASAFPKSAVDRHLSLQERKQAMLETARRQYKEKHGIP, encoded by the exons ATGATTGCTGTGTGTGGGTTAGTTGTAACAACTGACGGGGCTGAACGTGACAGTCGCCCACAATTAGTCCTTGTGGCAAATCATGTCACCAGTCTTGATCCTTTCATACTAAATCTGGTCATGCATTATTCTTTG GTGACAGAACCAATGCCATTGTCAGGAGACTTTACTCATCTTACTAGGCAGGTGCAAGTATCTCGAGATAAGGACAAAGAAGAGAGATTACTGTCTGTGAAGAAAGCTGTAAATG aagaaaaatggCCATTACTGTTTTTTCCTGAAGGAGGCAGAACAAGTTATTCTAAGGGCTTGTTAAAATTTAG GTACTTTGCATTTCAGCTGGATGCTCCTATACAGCCT GTTGGAATTACAATAAAAAGATTATTCTTTGACATCAGTGTT TCTCATATCAGCAGTTCGTGGTGGACTGACCTTCTGATCACCTTCTTTGTACCTGTCACAATTTACAATCTAAA ATTTCTGCCTGTTACTGAAAGGAGAGAATCAGAAAGCACAGAACAGTTTACTGAACGGACATGTGCAAATCTTGCCAAAAGCATAGGTGCAGAGCTTGCTGATTTTACCTACTCTGACTTGCTAGAGGAAACAAAAAGGAGACTTGATGGAAGAGAGGCATCATCACTTGAGCAACATTCATCTG TGATTGTGGCATCAAACCCAGACAATATGCAGGCCCAACACACACCGTTACAGGGAGAACCTTCATCATCAAATCCTGCTATCAACCACATGCTGAAGCTAGTAAAAGATGTTCTTCCAAATGCAAGCACCTATGCTGTGTTAAAAGATTTGG aaagaaCTCAAGATGTTGACCTGACAATCACCAATATTTTAGAAGGAAATGTTGAAATGCAGCAACATTTGGCACCACAGCTCTCTGCAAGCAGCATG attGAAAGTGTGACTTTCAAAGCATCTGCTTTTCCTAAGTCAGCAGTAGATCGGCATTTGTCACTGCAAGAGCGAAAACAGGCAATGCTGGAAACGGCACGCAGACAATATAAAGAGAAACACGGTATTCCTTAA
- the LOC112564081 gene encoding uncharacterized protein LOC112564081 isoform X2, with the protein MQAGLEAALKIGYKTDVEKIRAKNLLAFLLFCQKRETEALQVTEETLQISDQKNIVSLANKAVILWHLGRRNEAQHQVQLLKDLKCDERFDYLLIKAKGELAFSYTRMGPQFIPEAILTFKEILPSAKDPEIWLWKFGLALVYRRALNPRHFYILGQNSLPDDISDLTWQLLQEVIRKSRSTSLQAKAYSELALFLFHNKKDANLQKKTGLTPIAACKKALKLDGKDFSVLVKVGKVFRYERQTKESLDCLQKAESIRSSSSVHHHLALTYKALAKEQFCSQKRLHRKSAAKTVHQCSDIQSRMGREARELRKMIKAPISKAVEFKLTDDFVPQTVEHLKQAMKFSRGENLRAVYDLALMHKVLGETDDALLLLEQIRNSRIAGAFEIVNACEQTGLILKDLSEKEKDENRKMQLEKESESMLMLALQSATANFWQHPDIKPHICTAWNSFSELLTAKDESQNPEHHKLLEKAQLFQLVKNHKEAIAILQRIRDIAPEEGNKPEYLKMLAESYIESEQYCEAVILIEILKGSQGGNSSFGLLESINLTNLYLKAAEQHLLCSQTITVSKFYFMNAFTKEICDEMERMAVDKNPSDSEDKEMWHIMLLYDNEDDDAEKKANTLAELLHNSSGLKVTCMDEDVRLGTFILEGTLGIMKKCHLLVFLVSQNDSSLTLTFYITQAIRINTRIKTFTLTSAKTPELLAPYPSMPYPAELHDINVKNLNCDKSAVTAVCRLFRFLVNSQENTL; encoded by the coding sequence ATGCAAGCTGGCCTTGAGGCTGCTCTAAAAATTGGTTACAAGACTGACGTGGAGAAGATACGAGCAAAAAACCTCCTTGCCTTCTTGCTATTCTGccaaaaaagagaaacagaagctCTGCAAGTAACCGAAGAGACCCTTCAGATAAGTGATCAGAAGAACATTGTATCATTGGCAAATAAGGCTGTCATCCTTTGGCACTTAGGCCGACGCAACGAGGCACAGCACCAGGTGCAATTGTTGAAGGATCTGAAATGTGATGAAAGGTTTGACTATCTGTTAATTAAAGCCAAAGGGGAACTTGCTTTCAGCTATACACGCATGGGACCACAGTTTATCCCAGAAGCAATATTaacattcaaagaaattttacccAGTGCCAAAGACCCAGAAATATGGTTGTGGAAGTTTGGTCTAGCTCTAGTCTACCGGCGTGCTCTAAACCCCCGACACTTTTACATTTTAGGGCAGAATAGTCTGCCAGATGATATAAGTGATTTGACCTGGCAACTTCTTCAAGAAGTCATACGAAAATCCAGAAGCACTAGCCTACAAGCAAAAGCATACTCTGAACTGGctcttttcttatttcacaATAAAAAGGATGCTaacttgcagaaaaaaacaggtTTAACTCCAATAGCTGCTTGCAAAAAAGCACTGAAGCTCGATGGTAAAGATTTTTCAGTTCTTGTCAAAGTTGGAAAGGTGTTTCGATATGAAAGGCAGACCAAAGAATCTTTGGACTGTTTACAGAAAGCGGAGTCTAttcgatcatcatcatctgttcaCCACCACCTTGCCCTTACATACAAAGCACTTGCTAAAGAACAATTCTGTTCACAAAAGAGACTCCACAGAAAGTCGGCAGCTAAGACTGTACACCAATGCAGTGACATTCAATCAAGAATGGGGCGAGAGGCCCGAGAACTGAGGAAAATGATAAAGGCTCCTATCAGCAAAGCTGTAGAGTTTAAGCTGACAGATGATTTTGTACCACAAACAGTAGAACATTTAAAACAAGCGATGAAGTTCAGCAGAGGGGAAAATCTACGAGCAGTCTATGACCTAGCCCTCATGCACAAGGTTTTAGGAGAAACAGATGATGCCCTGCTGCTATTAGAACAGATTCGAAATTCAAGAATAGCAGGTGCATTTGAAATAGTGAATGCATGTGAACAAACAGGATTAATCTTGAAGGATCTGagcgaaaaagagaaagatgaaaatagaaaaatgcagCTGGAAAAAGAGAGTGAGTCTATGCTAATGCTTGCACTCCAATCAGCCACAGCAAATTTCTGGCAACATCCTGATATTAAGCCACATATATGCACAGCGTGGAATTCATTTTCTGAGCTTCTAACAGCAAAAGATGAATCACAGAATCCTGAACATCACAAGTTGCTAGAAAAGGCACAGCTCTTTCAGCTGGTCAAAAATCACAAAGAGGCAATAGCAATACTGCAACGCATCAGAGACATAGCACCTGAAGAAGGGAATAAACCAGAGTACCTTAAAATGTTAGCAGAAAGTTACATTGAATCAGAACAGTACTGTGAGGCAGTTATATTAATTGAAATACTTAAGGGCAGTCAAGGAGGAAATTCATCCTTTGGTCTACTTGAATCCATAAATTTGACAAATCTTTACTTGAAAGCTGCTGAGCAACATTTACTGTGTTCTCAGACAATAACAGTTTCTAAGTTCTACTTCATGAATGCTTTCACAAAAGAGATTTGTGATGAAATGGAAAGGATGGCTGTTGATAAGAACCCTAGTGACAGTGAAGATAAGGAAATGTGGCACATTATGCTGCTTtatgataatgaagatgatgatgctgagaaaaaagcaaacacactaGCTGAACTACTGCACAATTCTTCTGGTTTAAAAGTAACatgcatggatgaagatgttCGTCTTGGTACATTTATATTGGAAGGTACACTGGGAATTATGAAAAAATGTCATCTGTTAGTATTCTTGGTGAGCCAGAATGACTCAAGTTTAACCTTAACCTTTTATATCACACAAGCAATAAGAATAAACACAAGAATTAAAACCTTTACACTCACAAGTGCTAAGACCCCTGAACTTCTTGCTCCATATCCTTCTATGCCCTATCCTGCAGAACTACATGATATCAATGTTAAAAATCTGAATTGTGATAAAAGTGCAGTCACGGCTGTCTGCCGACTCTTTCGCTTTCTTGTTAACTCCCAAGAAAACACTCTATGA
- the LOC112564081 gene encoding uncharacterized protein LOC112564081 isoform X1, translating to MGTTSDRCYTHLLSCQWVKDRDTFLSQLKEYPHSFLIRGFDHLSSERMQAGLEAALKIGYKTDVEKIRAKNLLAFLLFCQKRETEALQVTEETLQISDQKNIVSLANKAVILWHLGRRNEAQHQVQLLKDLKCDERFDYLLIKAKGELAFSYTRMGPQFIPEAILTFKEILPSAKDPEIWLWKFGLALVYRRALNPRHFYILGQNSLPDDISDLTWQLLQEVIRKSRSTSLQAKAYSELALFLFHNKKDANLQKKTGLTPIAACKKALKLDGKDFSVLVKVGKVFRYERQTKESLDCLQKAESIRSSSSVHHHLALTYKALAKEQFCSQKRLHRKSAAKTVHQCSDIQSRMGREARELRKMIKAPISKAVEFKLTDDFVPQTVEHLKQAMKFSRGENLRAVYDLALMHKVLGETDDALLLLEQIRNSRIAGAFEIVNACEQTGLILKDLSEKEKDENRKMQLEKESESMLMLALQSATANFWQHPDIKPHICTAWNSFSELLTAKDESQNPEHHKLLEKAQLFQLVKNHKEAIAILQRIRDIAPEEGNKPEYLKMLAESYIESEQYCEAVILIEILKGSQGGNSSFGLLESINLTNLYLKAAEQHLLCSQTITVSKFYFMNAFTKEICDEMERMAVDKNPSDSEDKEMWHIMLLYDNEDDDAEKKANTLAELLHNSSGLKVTCMDEDVRLGTFILEGTLGIMKKCHLLVFLVSQNDSSLTLTFYITQAIRINTRIKTFTLTSAKTPELLAPYPSMPYPAELHDINVKNLNCDKSAVTAVCRLFRFLVNSQENTL from the coding sequence gTTACACACACCTACTGTCCTGCCAATGGGTCAAAGACAGGGATACATTTCTTTCCCAGCTCAAGGAATACCCTCATTCCTTTCTCATAAGAGGCTTTGATCACCTGTCATCAGAGCGAATGCAAGCTGGCCTTGAGGCTGCTCTAAAAATTGGTTACAAGACTGACGTGGAGAAGATACGAGCAAAAAACCTCCTTGCCTTCTTGCTATTCTGccaaaaaagagaaacagaagctCTGCAAGTAACCGAAGAGACCCTTCAGATAAGTGATCAGAAGAACATTGTATCATTGGCAAATAAGGCTGTCATCCTTTGGCACTTAGGCCGACGCAACGAGGCACAGCACCAGGTGCAATTGTTGAAGGATCTGAAATGTGATGAAAGGTTTGACTATCTGTTAATTAAAGCCAAAGGGGAACTTGCTTTCAGCTATACACGCATGGGACCACAGTTTATCCCAGAAGCAATATTaacattcaaagaaattttacccAGTGCCAAAGACCCAGAAATATGGTTGTGGAAGTTTGGTCTAGCTCTAGTCTACCGGCGTGCTCTAAACCCCCGACACTTTTACATTTTAGGGCAGAATAGTCTGCCAGATGATATAAGTGATTTGACCTGGCAACTTCTTCAAGAAGTCATACGAAAATCCAGAAGCACTAGCCTACAAGCAAAAGCATACTCTGAACTGGctcttttcttatttcacaATAAAAAGGATGCTaacttgcagaaaaaaacaggtTTAACTCCAATAGCTGCTTGCAAAAAAGCACTGAAGCTCGATGGTAAAGATTTTTCAGTTCTTGTCAAAGTTGGAAAGGTGTTTCGATATGAAAGGCAGACCAAAGAATCTTTGGACTGTTTACAGAAAGCGGAGTCTAttcgatcatcatcatctgttcaCCACCACCTTGCCCTTACATACAAAGCACTTGCTAAAGAACAATTCTGTTCACAAAAGAGACTCCACAGAAAGTCGGCAGCTAAGACTGTACACCAATGCAGTGACATTCAATCAAGAATGGGGCGAGAGGCCCGAGAACTGAGGAAAATGATAAAGGCTCCTATCAGCAAAGCTGTAGAGTTTAAGCTGACAGATGATTTTGTACCACAAACAGTAGAACATTTAAAACAAGCGATGAAGTTCAGCAGAGGGGAAAATCTACGAGCAGTCTATGACCTAGCCCTCATGCACAAGGTTTTAGGAGAAACAGATGATGCCCTGCTGCTATTAGAACAGATTCGAAATTCAAGAATAGCAGGTGCATTTGAAATAGTGAATGCATGTGAACAAACAGGATTAATCTTGAAGGATCTGagcgaaaaagagaaagatgaaaatagaaaaatgcagCTGGAAAAAGAGAGTGAGTCTATGCTAATGCTTGCACTCCAATCAGCCACAGCAAATTTCTGGCAACATCCTGATATTAAGCCACATATATGCACAGCGTGGAATTCATTTTCTGAGCTTCTAACAGCAAAAGATGAATCACAGAATCCTGAACATCACAAGTTGCTAGAAAAGGCACAGCTCTTTCAGCTGGTCAAAAATCACAAAGAGGCAATAGCAATACTGCAACGCATCAGAGACATAGCACCTGAAGAAGGGAATAAACCAGAGTACCTTAAAATGTTAGCAGAAAGTTACATTGAATCAGAACAGTACTGTGAGGCAGTTATATTAATTGAAATACTTAAGGGCAGTCAAGGAGGAAATTCATCCTTTGGTCTACTTGAATCCATAAATTTGACAAATCTTTACTTGAAAGCTGCTGAGCAACATTTACTGTGTTCTCAGACAATAACAGTTTCTAAGTTCTACTTCATGAATGCTTTCACAAAAGAGATTTGTGATGAAATGGAAAGGATGGCTGTTGATAAGAACCCTAGTGACAGTGAAGATAAGGAAATGTGGCACATTATGCTGCTTtatgataatgaagatgatgatgctgagaaaaaagcaaacacactaGCTGAACTACTGCACAATTCTTCTGGTTTAAAAGTAACatgcatggatgaagatgttCGTCTTGGTACATTTATATTGGAAGGTACACTGGGAATTATGAAAAAATGTCATCTGTTAGTATTCTTGGTGAGCCAGAATGACTCAAGTTTAACCTTAACCTTTTATATCACACAAGCAATAAGAATAAACACAAGAATTAAAACCTTTACACTCACAAGTGCTAAGACCCCTGAACTTCTTGCTCCATATCCTTCTATGCCCTATCCTGCAGAACTACATGATATCAATGTTAAAAATCTGAATTGTGATAAAAGTGCAGTCACGGCTGTCTGCCGACTCTTTCGCTTTCTTGTTAACTCCCAAGAAAACACTCTATGA